The DNA region GATGAAAATTCATAAAATCGCACCACCAAGgcctgggaaagaaagaaaatgggaacccACCTCTCTAATGAATTCACAATAAAAGAAATCCTTTAGAGCACTAGAATAAGAGGAAGATGATCCTCTTGTTTCATTTTCCaattttgtgtttcatttatttttcattaagttactgtttcattttctacttctttttactttattgatcCAGCATTTGGTTTGGGCAGGTGAAAATGTAGAGCTTACTTTGTAATAGTAttgaaatgacagaattatcttACGCTATTATATGAACCCTATTCTCATATAAAAATTATAGGAAGGACAGACAAGGGACTTTAAAAGCTGGATCTGTGAGTCagttggaaaagaaatgaagcaggaAATTAGGCCCATGTTACTAAGAAAGGGCAGATCTTTGACAATAACCGGGCTCAGTGGACTAAGTAGTGCTTTGAAATTGATCTCATCTACAGTCTCATCTGGTTAGCTAATTTGGTTAAAGGATATTCCTAAGGAGGTTGCAACCCAGCTTATATTTAAGAGTAATTTTATTCACAGAGTCTCATGCTGCTTGTTACTGGTGCAGCAGGTAGCTGATCACAGAGTAAACTCGGAAGCTCAGTTATATGTAAACTCAGAGGAGGAATTCTAAACGGTGTCCCGAACAAGATTTGTGGAACATAGATGAACTCCTTACCTATGCAGGCCTCCAACGACCTACCCTTAAACTCTGTAGACCCTTAGACTCTATAGCAGAGCTCACCAACTTTTCCTGTCAAGagccaggtagtaaatattttaggtcttACAGGCCATGTGGTCTCTATGGCAGCTATTCAGCTGTGCTGTTATTAGTGGACAAGCAGCCTTTAGGCAATGTGTAAACAAATGGATGTGATTgtattccagtaaaactttatttacaaaaacagacaagGGACAAGATTTGACCAGCCATTGCTAGGCCGCCTACTATGTAGTCATTCGTTTATTCAGTGAATATtgattgagcacctgctatgtgttAGGCACTGTTCCCAGTGCAGACAGTacagccctgccctcaggaaaTTGACTTTGTTCTGCACTGCAGTatattcatcatcatcattactatGATTATTATTGGTGCAGTATGTTCTGATCTGCCTCCTTTCCCCTCAAGGACTGAAACAGGACTGAGGATTCTGGTTCTAGACCTCATCACCTTGTTTTCCTCTCCTGTAAAATAAAAGTTTGGGGCTGATTAAACGGTAAGTCTCCTTCCAGTTCCATAACACTGGTGATTGAGTGtcttaaaaaggaaacagaatccTGTGCGTATCTGCAGTTAAATTTTGGAGTTGCGGAAATTAATGATTGCAGCTGAACTGATACAGCAGTAACTGAGCATATTAATTTTACTGGAACTTTGAACCCAGTTTGTGGTTATCTCTTGCTGTGTCCCTGAAAGTACATTGGAATTATATCAGCATTTTAAAGTTGCATATCTTGAAAATTCCTGAACATTGGGGgggaaaaacagatgaaaagCAGGTTAAACATTTTACACTTAAATAATACTGTTAGGGTGAACTTTATAGAGGAGCTAATAGCCAGGCTTCTATTTTTGAGATCCCAGTGCTTGTAAAGGTGCCCATATTTGTCCAGGATCATTCAGTGCCCTGGACCTTACTATCactagagattctgattcaataggtTTGGAGCACAAGAAGCTctatttttaacaagctctccaggtgattttgatgAACAGCTGGGTTTAAAGACTGTTAGCCTTATCTCAAgaccagtttttcctttttttttgattTTGCCTTCTGATGAGAGACTAAATATAGTGAAGGCAAAGTGGGTGAGGTGAAAGTGCCCAGATGGTTCTGCTACTTTTAAATAAAGCaagcaaagtaaaaacaacagaCTTCCCTATGGTGCTGTGTGGGTTACTGCAGCAGTTTCATATTGCCTTTGGATCTATGACCCCTTAAATAATTATGATTATCAGTGCCCCATTTTAGAGTTGAGGACACTAAGGCAGCAAGGAATTAAATGAACTTGTTCAGTGCCCCTCAGCTACCGCATAGTGGAACTCGAACTCCAACTCAGATCTTTTAACTCTAAAACCCTGTTTCCTGCTTGAGTTAGGCAGAAGCAGTATGTGTGCAAAGTGGGTGTATATGATGGGGGTCGGGTAGTTACCtggacttaaatttttttttttaatttggttgtgccgggtcttagttgtggcacgtgggctcctcGATATTCGTTGCtgcatgtaaactcttagttgtggcatatgaactcttagttgtggcgtgtgggatctagttccctggccagggatcgaactccagcCTCTTGCATTGGGGAGCgtggcatcttagccactggactatcaggaaagtccctccatggacttttaaaaagcaattctgttttcaaattcttcctagtgacctccctggtggtccagtggtttagtctgccttgcaatccaggggatgtgggttcgatctctggtcggggaactaagatgccacatgctgtggagcacctGAGCCCACACTGCATAACTGGAAGGTCTGTGAGCCCATGCAACCAAGACtggacgcagccaaataaataagtaagctttattttaaaaaaattcttcctagATCTTCtacagacattttttttaaaaactcagcagcATTGACACTTGTTTATTTGCTACTGGGTCTCTGCTTGGTTATGTTTTCACCCATGCCCACCATGAACCCCACAAAAGTCAGGACTAGGACTTCTGATTTCTAGTGTCCACATTCCCATGTCAGATTTGCATACCAACTGTTCCTTATTGCTTCAAATGTGTTGTCTGAATTCCCAGTTCCATGTAAAACACATTTGCCACTTTGCATATAGTAGTTCTCGCAATGCCATTCATCCTTGCtctgttgttttcatttatttcttctggcCTGGCATATGGAGATTGGTATCACTTTATTGGCTCTTATCTTTTCTAGTTCATGTAAAGCAAAAAGAGATTGGTTGGGAAAAGTCAGGTTTTGCTGCAATTTAATATCCATTTTTGCTTAGAAAACAGTAAAAACCAGCTGATGAGTGGTTATAGGGTTTCGTGGGTATTGATATCATCTCTTCTGCTGCTGTTGTGGAATTTAAGAATTGAAAGTGACTGGCAAGATCTTCCATTTCAATTCACTTTGGTCAGGAAGACCCTTAATAAAGCCCAAAACAGTTCATGTGCTCTGTGTGTAAACATGCCAGagcccttttttcccctcttcttcgACAGTTTGTTCtcagtttttccttctgtgttCAGCTGACATCTGTCATCTTGAAATTTGTACCCTTTGGTTCTGGGGCTCCCTtaagggggcttccccagtggctcagtggtaaagaatctgcctgcactgcaggagacgtgagttcaatccctgggtagaaagatcccatggaggagggcatggtaacccactccagtattcttgcctgggaaatctcacggacagggaagcatggcaggctatagtccattggatcGCAGAGAGTTCGACGCGattaaagcaactgagcatgcatgcacacactcccTTAAGGAGCAGCAACAGGGAACAAGCCCACTCCTCTTCCTGTCATCTCTAGATACTTGAAGAGCCCCAGCTGCCCCATTTTAATTTagttgcttttttcctttcctttctttttttttttttttcctttcctttcttaaaGGATCATTATCACTAGCTCTTTTGGCTTTCCTCTTTGCAACTTGACTTCTAAACTTGCCCAGTCATCTTGCTCATCTCCCATTGGGGGAAATCTTGACTTGGTAGGGTTTCTTTAGCAAGTGACCCAAATCTGAATGCCATTCTGTGTTGtgcatttgactttttaaaaaaaattttaaaacgcTTTTTATCCccaacaaattttattttattcagttcagttcagctgctcagtcgtgtctgactctgcgaccccatgaaccacagcacaccaggcctccctgtccatctccagctcccggagtttactcaagctcatgtccattgaggtggtgatgccatccaaccatctcatcctctgtcgtccccttctcctgccctcaatctttcccagcatcagggtcttttcaaatgagccagctctttgcatcaggtagccaaagtattggagtttcagcttcaacatcagtccttccaatgaacacccaggactgatctcctttaggatgaactggttggatctccttgcagtccaagggactctcaagagtcttctccaacactacagtctAAATGAAAAACATTCGTATTTGCTTTGTGGTTCAATATCCTAACCAGTCACTGGAGCGCAGAATTTTATGCAAATTTCATAATCataagctgattttttaaaaaataccagaaCAGAATATGGAGCCAAAGGCAGGCCTGTGATACAACCTGGACATCTTCCCCAGGACCCCTTGGGAACCGTTGTTATGCTTGCCAGAGGTCCCTCATccttaaagtttaaaatatttgtcaatcACATGGGAGAAATGTGATGTTATTACTTTATTGAAAGTACATTTTCCTGATTACTGGAAGAgtgtttcttcatatatttttttgtccatttggatttccttttctctcagttgccctttgcccattttaaaaattgttttgactTTTCTTATTGATATGTAGTAGTTCTTATACATTCAAACATATTCCTTTGTTATCTGCTGCAGGTGGcttccagtctctgccttttttttgttCCAGATGTGCCTTTGGTGTAAaaaggttttggttttgttttttactgtggTCAAATCTATCAgtcttttcttttgtgatttgtgGGGTTTGGGGGTAGTTTTGGTTTTTGTCTTGTTCAAGAAATCCTTACTTAACCTGAAGTCATAATATGCACgccttgagtttatctttgtgtattaCACAAGGTGTCTTTTTTTTCACAtggttaatgatctgagccatcAGCATTTGTTGCAGTCCGTTCCTTTCCCACTTCCATTAGAAATTTGCCTCACTGCCCACGTCCAGGCCTTCAGGAAAGTCCTCGTTCTCTTTTCCATCAGCACTGCCATTCAGTGCTCTCTGGCTGTGTTCGTCATTTCCCTGATCCAGGTGTCAGTTTCTTCAAGTTGCTGTCCTACATCTGCCTCCATATCTCCATGTGTCTCCATTCTAAAGCACCTGGACTTACCTTCCTGAAGTAGCGACCTCGTCCCTCAGACTCTAGGAGTGATTTCTGGTTGCCTGTCAGAACCTTGGGTCTTGCCCAGGAACCTCTGAGGGTCTGCCCTTGCTTCTGGAGCCATGGGTCATGTTTCGAGACCACAGTGAAGCCCTGGAAAAGACTCGAGGCAAGTTCAAACCAAATATGGGCTCCTGGCTTGCTTTGGTAAATTTGGGGTCATAGTTTGTGGTGCTCACGGTGGAGGATGGTTGCTGACATTTCTTCAAGGCCTGGAGATGATAGAAGAGCTCACACCTCCCCTCCTGTGACTCTCTGTGAAAAGACCAGAAGCCCCAGGATTTATCACAGAGGACTGCTTGGAAGGGCTCAGAGGGTGACTTTGGCCATGCCCTAGGAAGCCATCGGGAAGTGCCCTGGGCCTGGTGTCAGGATTGGCCAGAGTCCCCGGTACAGAGCTGTGTTTCCATAATTGCCTCCTATTGCCAAGGAAAGAGGTTCACCAAACAGGAGATCCCTGTCTCTCTGGGCCTTCCTCTGATGGCTCCCTCCCACTAATCCgcctcctccccttcttccctctcaCCCCAGCTCTCAGGCATGCCAGCCTCTGGTCACCCATGTGACCGGACTGGCAGGCCTTTTTGCACGTCATTTTGTCCACATTTTCCTTTACCAAATCACATTTCGAATTCCCTTTGCCCACAGAGCTGCCCCCAGCTcagtcttctgttttctttgcctttactTAGCACTGGTGCTCACTCagatctttctttttgtttacgcttgtgtgtgtgagtgttctCTTAAATCTTCTTGGGACTTTTCGCGTCTATCTGGCCTGTCGTTCCTAATTATACTGTTTCTCAAGGACAAGAATTCTATCTCTCTTGCCCTTTGACTCTCTCTAGTACAGAGCAGTACTCAGCACATTGGGTCAAAGAACAAGAGAGTGGGATTGGCCGGGTCCACATCGAGGTTTATCACTTggtgtgtgaccttgaacaagttacataacctttctgggcttcagttgTCTTATTTACAAAAAGAAGGTGATAATAGTCCTTTCTTCATAGGGTTTTTGACCTTGCAGAACGTCTCAGATGCAGTGAGCACTCACTAAATGCCGCCTGTCTGccttgttattaatatttaacgTTAAAATATTAGAAACCGTGCCAAGACATGTGACCTGAAGTGCCACATACAAATTTCACAGTTCAGCGACACTGTCCATTTAGATCAGTTCTACATTGGCattagaaaaattgtctttcctGACCGAAGTACTGTTGATTACGCGCGTCTCACtcatttcctccctctccctttgaTAGGCATGTCCATGAAATCCAGTCTCACATGGGACGCCTGGAGACGGCAGACAAGCAGTCTCTGCACTGTGAGTAATTAACTACGGAGACCAGAGTCCTGTCTCTGATGACACGCTGCTAATGGGCTGGGTTTCCTGACTGTGTTTCTGCCTCAGGGGCTGAAGGAGTCAGCGTGGAATGAGTTCTGTTGGGAGAGTGGACAGAAAAACCCTATGGCAAAGTCACTGGTTTCCCTGACCGTGCCCTCTGGAATCCCACAAGTCTTATCCCCCATTACCCCTCCACTCAACCTGACAGGGCCCGATGGGAATGGGAGTACTTGCCTCCATCTGTCTTAATCTAATTACCCTGTCCGTAGAGGAATGTGGTCCATAAAGATTCAGAGATGTTTAACTGGAACTGGGCGTTTCTTCTTGAGCTGAGAATTCTGCAGCTTTCCAGGAGGATTATTCAGAAACGAAGGGCAGTGTTAATTAGTTCAGTTCCCACACCATGATTTCTTTTGAGAAGAGTGCTGCTATTtgtgttttagtttcttttctgttatgagAAAAGGTcctgaaacttccctggtggtcccttGGTTAAGACGCCATGTTTCCAACACAGGGGGGTACTGGTTCGacccctgttcagggaactaagatcccacctgccgatgtggcgtggccaaaagaaaaagaaaaggtgctTTTTCTGAGTCCGTCACACAGACCCTGCTGGTCCCCCTCCCACCACTGACGCTGTCTCCTCCTGTCACTCCTTGGCTGGCGCTGGGCCCATTCTCCTGTCTTCTCAGGTCTGCTTTCTGCTCCCAAGCACCTCTCCTCTCGGTCCCGTGCCCCGCCTTGTTCTAAGCTGTGTTTGTTAGCTCTGGGCTCCCCTAAGAAGGTGACACCTCTGTCTCTACTGTCATTTCCTTATGGACACGAGGCAGTCTGGATGCCTTTTTCTGTGCAGTTTAGCCTCTGACCGTCGACTTTGTTTGGCTTTCTGGCAGTCTCATTGGTACATGAGTAGACATGGAAAAGAGGTCATTTTGACTGTTTAGCAAAGGAGCTAAGGAAAATGACTGTATTTATCATGTTATTACCTCTGTGGATTCCTTCCTGGGCCTTCCCTGTTGGTATTTTGTCTGTTCTGGTGACTCCAGCCTCAGCCTACCTATTCTTAAGGGAatgcttctctttgtttcacataCTAATCTTTCCCTGtgcgcttttttttttaacctcattaTTTTCTGTAGAGGGTTCATTTGGCAGTCTTTTTACTAGATATTTATAACCCATATCTGAGAATAATCTCAAAGGAAAAGAGGCCTCATTCTATATCATAAAATACTACATtttgctgaaaatatttatttggacaatctttttttgtttgtttgttttggacaaTCTttgaatgttcattttattttcaaaggcaggaaatttattatcttttttccatttatttttattcgttggaggctaattactttacagtattatagtggtttttgccatacattgacatgaatcagccgtggatttacatgtgttccccatcccgatcccccctcccaggaaatttatttctatagatttatctttaggtttttttttttaatagcactgTTATGGCATTAACacctatatatatgcatatatacatatatatatgcgtatatatataaaaacatttagaaaGTCACTTAgtataatttgaatttctttctgttctcatcagtgcatttttcttcttttgcagtACATATTTTTGAGTTTATTGGATATAGAGAAAAGACATGTTTGATTTACCATTCTAATCTAAGTTCACTATCTCTTTTCCAGTaactattcttttttctcttttgtgcagTAGTAGAAAATGAAATCCAAGCAAGCATAGACCAGATATTCAGCCAACTAGAGCGTCTGGAGATTCTGTCCAGCAAGGAGCCCCCCCACAAAAGACAGAATGCCAAACTGTGAGTGCTCTGACCCTGCCAGGCCTTGTTCCCAGAGAGGTcattaaatattctgaaaatcCATTTACACCTTGAAAAACTAAGACTATGCAAAGATAAAGTCCCGTAAAGACCACAATTCTATTTGCGTGATTCTCCCTCAGAATCAAAAGCCTGTGTTGTACaccacagggaatatagccaatattttatagtaactgtaaatggattataacctttaaaacttgtgaatcaccatattgtatacctgtaacttatgtaatattgtacatcacctctacttcagttaaaaaaaaaaggaataaaaagccTGTGAGGTTAGTGGCTCAGAAGCCTGGTGTCTCCTTTCCTTGTTGGtatcattttgaaattttgcCCCCAGTACTGTTTTTCTGACCAGACCCATGGCCACTTGAAACCTAATGCCACCAGGGAGTGTGACTCTGTTTTTTGATTCCCACTTCATTCTTGGGTTGAATTATCTTGCTCTTAATCACTCCAGTCAGTGTATTTGTAATGAAAAACTGATGTAATGTTTGATACACCCCCATGAAATTAAAGCGAAACCACTCTTAccacctccaccccagcctcTGTTTTCAAAACGTTTATGAAACTTCACTGATGCTGTACTCCACAGATGCCTTGGGCTTCTTCCAGGAGAGCAATATAATCCCTAGAAGGTCAGGAAGAGGTCATCGAACCTGCTTCCCATCACCTGTTCCCTGTCATGCATCCAGAATCAGAGACCAGCAGATAGTTAAGGAAAGCTGCTGGAATCTCATTTGCTACCATCCTGCTCTAATTACAGGCTCCCTTTTTACTTTCAATATCATTGATCAAATCAGATCATTTGGGGTGAGGGGTGGATAGCATGGAGGGGTACAGGGGGAGTAAGGAATTGTCTTCTTCCCTGAAGACGAAGTCCAGCCGCCGCCAGTTGTGCTCCTCGGGACTCCTGGAATTTAATCTCTCTGTCAATTCCAGCCGTGTCGACCAGTTAAAGTACGACGTCCAGCACCTGCAGACTGCTCTTCGAAACTTCCAGCACCGGCGGTATGCACGCGAGCAGCAGGAGAGACAGCGAGAGGAGCTTCTGTCTCGCACCTTCACCACGAACGTAAGCCCGGCGCCTGGGCGGGATCGGCAGGGACTGGGCGGCTGGTCAGAGCTGGAGCTCAGGACTCTGACAGGAGCCCTCTGCGGGGTACTGAAGCAGACGGATGAGACGGGAAGAGAGCAACTGGAAGTGATGGCCGACTGCGTTACAGAGACTAGACCTAGACACCActtgcatctctttttctgtcaCAAAAACCCTCAGAGGAAGTAGTTAATTTGAGGGAACAGGCAGAGGTGAAAGTTACCTGGTTTGCCTGGTGGATGCAGAGAAGTGGACTTTCCCATGGTGGAAACATTTTCCTGATCAGATCAAAAAGGATAACTTAGACTATTTGTAGCGAGGGCAGCGTTTCAAAGCTGCCTTCAGGCAgttacctctgtgtgtgtgtgtgcatgcgcatgcGTGCAGTTCCAGTGTTGGATGTGTTAAAAtgtttttgcatgtgtgtgcgtgtgtgcatgcatgcagttCCAGTGTTTAATGCGTTAAAATGCTTTTGCCTCTAGTCTGAGCAGCAGTCAGGAGGGATTTGTTCACAGGTATTTCGTTTTAAAGGGACTACTTGACTTGAGCCCGTTTGAAAGTCGCCTGTTGGTTTGCACGTTTGATTTCCTGGGACACCATGTCCCTGTCCTTTGGTCTCAATGGGGTCATTTCTCACACGTGGCTGTAGAACATTACTGGCTTTTCCTGTGTCCTGCGTAATGTATTCCACCAAATAAGGTGGGGCTCAGGggctttttgtttggttttttgttttcttacagaGGTTCATTTTCTAAAGTAGGCTTACGCTTTCTAAGCCCAGCCTCAGAATTCAAATCAGTTCCCACTTTGCAGATGTTGAACCCTCTTTGCTGTGTCCACATGTGCAGTAAATTTTCCCCAGGTGCTTCAGAATATGCCTACATAGTTTGGCTTCTCTGAGGTAAGCAGTCAAGTAGTAATGATTAGCAATTCAAGAGGTCAACGAACATGTGTTGGTCGGTAAGCAGAGCCTCTTTTCAAAAGAGTAGGGAGCTATATGACACTCTTAAGGTGTTGTGTGGGCTTTTGGTAGCTGTGGCGTTGGTTATAGGGCTTTTTTAGGCCAGGGCTGATGGCTCCGAATTATTTTACATCTTACCAGCCTAGTGTGATGCTGTGCGTACAGTGGGCCCTTAATAAAAATTATCTGGCTGAATGAACTTCCTGGTCTTTTTATGATCATGAGCTATAGTACATTTTTCTGAGAGATAACAGCCCATCAGCTGTACCCAAACACTGGGATCTTCACCCACCAAACATCAGCTTGTGCAGGATGCTATTTAAGGTGCTGAAAGTAAAGTGTGTTTAAACTAAAAACCTTGACTCCTACCCCTGAGAAACTCCCATGTTAGcagcggggcggggggcaggaTTGAAAATATATACCTGAAAAAAGATTGTGAACTTGAGCAGCAGAGAAAAGGTGGTTTAACTTCTTCATGATGACAGAAAGTGGTAGAAGTGGTCCTGCTTGGCAGAAGGGTTTGTGACGGTCAGGGAACTGGAAAGAGGACAGGGCAGTGACTGGTCATGCCGTGCGTCCGTGTCCTTCCCACTGCAGGGTGAAGGTGGAGCGCTGGGATCGGTTTTGATGTTTCTCCCTACGGGACAGTTAAGGGGGCGGGCTCTGCACCCAGCACGGGGATTTGTGTGGACGTCTCACTGGCGGGGTCTTACACAAGTCATTccacctctctgggcttctgtttcttcatctaaaacAAGGATAATACCATAACTACAGCATAAGGTTAGAGTGGGGCCTGAGTGAGCTTAAAGTGAGGAGTTTGCAAAGTGGAAAGCATTGATCAGTATTAGTTCTTTCCTTCCTTGATTTTTTTACAGACTTTTCTTCCCTGCTTAGGTGGATAGTCCCGTTGTGAACACTGTTGGGCCTTTAATAGAAACCAGTCTCTGCTCTCTGTAGTCAGTCTGTCTAATCGGAGGGaggaataaaccataatgaaatagcCAAAAGACAAAAGCAAACCTTCCCCACTGCACCAAGGGGAAGCCAGGTAAAGGAACATTTGGAAGAAGTTAGGTTAGTAAGGAATTAAAGACAACCTTTAGGAGAAACCCAGCGAGAATAGtgtttccaggacttccctgggggtccagtggttaagacttcgccttccagtgcagcgGAAGTGAGTTTGAGCCCtctttggggagctaagatcccgcatgccccacagccaaaaaaccaaagcatgaaacagaagcaatattgtaacaaattcaataaaagactttaaaaatggtccacaccaaaaagcaaaataaaaaaatttttcctgagTTGGGGGAGTGATGCGGAGGAGGCAGGGATGAGCAGACTTGTGTGGTGGAACCCACTTGGAGACTGAGAAGTCTGAGAATTGCACTTCCTCTGAGTGGACAGAGGCCGCCCCAGATCTCCGCTTTGCTTTTTAGTCTTCATCAGGTTCCTTTGATTCTTGCACCATTTCCTCTGGCAGTTCTTCCGGCTTGACCTTGACCAAGAGACAGAGTGGTCAGTTGAGGTGGGGACACCAGGAGCTGAGCAGCAGCAAAGTTAATCAAGTGCCTGCGTTTCTTTCACAGGACTCTGACACCACCATACCAATGGATGAATCACTGCAGTTTAACTCCTCCCTCCAGAAAATTCACCACGGCATGGATGACCTCATTGGAGGCGGGCACAGTATTCTGGCGGGACTGAGGGCCCAGAGACTGACCTTGAAGGTGGGGGCCCTTTTGGGGGGACAGGGAGAAGGCCTTGTGTTTTGACTTTAGGCAGCAATGTGAGACCTGCGTTTAACTTTTGGTCACGTAGCCCTGAACTGTGATGCTGTGATGGTGAGACAGAGCCTTTGAGTTTGGGATCCTTTTTGCTGGAAGTGGATTATTATGAGTCCAAAAGTAGCCAAATTCCCTTTGCCAATAGGTATTTATTGTGTTTACAGTGAACCATAATGTGGCATCTCTCAGTATCCAGGTGTTTTTCCATTTCCTGGACTGAACAGAAAGTGACTGCCCCTGTGAGAGGAAGCAGTAATGGGCCAAGAAATTATGTGATAGAATTTGCTCTCGGAAGAAGGAAGACATGGCTTTACTTGGCGTCTCACTCACTCCTGGGTGTGTTCCGTGTGGCCCCTGTGGTGGGCAGTCTTAGAGCCAAGACCTCTGTCCTGCAGCAGCTGAAGCCCCCCGAGGGAGGGTCTTAGGGCTGCCAGGGTTGATTGACAGTGGCTTCTGGAGCTCAGGCTAGTGACCCCCGGTGACTCTGCTGCATTCTGTCTTTAGTAACAGGTATTCCTAGAAACCCTGCCCCATTGGCTGAGACTCAGACCCCTAGGGAGTGGTTTACAGAAACATTACACAGTCTCTGATGTCAGTCATGATGTTTCAGCCTCAGCCCTTTTCCTGTATCAACCCTGATGGATAATGGGGTGTGAACTGTGCCTGTTATCAGGGTGTGGTCCCTTGTGCGCGGAGCCCTCCCAGCCCCTGAGCTGTGAGAAGCAGTCACTCGGAAGTGTGAGCTTTATC from Cervus canadensis isolate Bull #8, Minnesota chromosome 1, ASM1932006v1, whole genome shotgun sequence includes:
- the GOSR2 gene encoding Golgi SNAP receptor complex member 2 isoform X1 — protein: MEPLYQQTHKHVHEIQSHMGRLETADKQSLHLVENEIQASIDQIFSQLERLEILSSKEPPHKRQNAKLRVDQLKYDVQHLQTALRNFQHRRYAREQQERQREELLSRTFTTNDSDTTIPMDESLQFNSSLQKIHHGMDDLIGGGHSILAGLRAQRLTLKGTQKKILDIATMLGLSNTVMRLIEKRAFQDKYFMIAGMLLTCVVMFLVVQYLT
- the GOSR2 gene encoding Golgi SNAP receptor complex member 2 isoform X3 yields the protein MEPLYQQTHKHVHEIQSHMGRLETADKQSLHLVENEIQASIDQIFSQLERLEILSSKEPPHKRQNAKLRVDQLKYDVQHLQTALRNFQHRRYAREQQERQREELLSRTFTTNGTQKKILDIATMLGLSNTVMRLIEKRAFQDKYFMIAGMLLTCVVMFLVVQYLT
- the GOSR2 gene encoding Golgi SNAP receptor complex member 2 isoform X2 yields the protein MGRLETADKQSLHLVENEIQASIDQIFSQLERLEILSSKEPPHKRQNAKLRVDQLKYDVQHLQTALRNFQHRRYAREQQERQREELLSRTFTTNDSDTTIPMDESLQFNSSLQKIHHGMDDLIGGGHSILAGLRAQRLTLKGTQKKILDIATMLGLSNTVMRLIEKRAFQDKYFMIAGMLLTCVVMFLVVQYLT